A portion of the Podospora pseudoanserina strain CBS 124.78 chromosome 2, whole genome shotgun sequence genome contains these proteins:
- the GDH3 gene encoding NADP-dependent glutamate dehydrogenase (COG:E; EggNog:ENOG503NVMC): protein MSNLPSEPEFEQAYKELYYTLENSTLFKKNPEYRTALKVISIPERVIQFRVIWEDDNGDLQVNRGYRVQFNSALGPYKGGLRLHPSVNLSILKFLGFEQIFKNALTGLMMGGGKGGSDFDPKGKSDNEIRRFCVSFMRELARYIGADTDVPAGDIGVGGREIGYMFGAYRRERNKFTGVLTGKGLHWGGSLIRPEATGFGLVYYVGHMLEYAGVTDGWKNKRVSISGSGNVAQYAALKVIELGGKVVSLSDSKGSLIATGEQGVTPEDIAAIAELKLNRGSLSDYSHKDNLKYIDGVRPWVHVGKVDIALPSATQNEVSKEEAEALVAAGCKFIAEGSNMGCTLEAIEVFENERREKKGEAIWYAPGKAANCGGVAVSGLEMSQNSQRLAWTKEEVDSKLKEIMKCAFFQGLNTAKEYVEATEGEYPSLVAGSNIAGFVKVARAMKETGDWWDNQLNKEAADAEVTSDSGFAA from the exons ATGTCCAACCTTCCTTCTGAGCCCGAGTTCGAGCAGGCCTACAAGG AGCTCTACTACACCCTCGAGAACAGCACCCTCTTCAAGAAGAACCCCGAGTACCGCACCGCCCTCAAggtcatctccatccccgaGCGTGTCATCCAGTTCCGCGTCATCTGGGAGGACGACAATGGCGACCTCCAGGTGAACCGTGGTTATCGTGTCCAGTTCAACTCGGCCCTCGGCCCGTACAAGGGTGGTCTCAGACTTCATCCCTCCGTCAACCTTTCCATCCTCAAGTTCCTCGGCTTCGAGCAGATCTTCAAGAATGCCCTCACTGGCC tgatgatgggtggtggcaaGGGTGGTTCCGACTTCGACCCCAAGGGCAAGAGTGACAACGAGATTCGCCGCTTCTGCGTTTCCTTCATGCGCGAGCTCGCCAGATACATTGGTGCCGATACCGATGTTCCCGCTGGTGATatcggtgttggtggccgCGAGATCGGTTACATGTTCGGTGCCTACCGCCGTGAGCGCAACAAGTTCACTGGTGTCCTTACCGGCAAGGGTCTCCACTGGGGTGGCTCTCTCATCCGTCCCGAGGCAACTGGTTTCGGCCTCGTCTACTATGTCGGCCACATGCTCGAGTATGCTGGTGTGACCGATGGCTGGAAGAACAAGCGCGTCTCCATCTCGGGCTCCGGCAACGTCGCCCAGTATGCTGCCCTCAAGGTCATTGAGCTCGGCGGCAAGGTCGTCTCTCTTTCCGACTCCAAGGGCTCTCTCATCGCCACTGGCGAGCAGGGCGTCACCCCCGAGGATATCGCCGCCATTGCtgagctcaagctcaaccGCGGCTCTCTCTCCGACTACAGCCACAAGGACAACCTCAAGTACATTGACGGTGTCCGCCCCTGGGTCCACGTCGGCAAGGTCGACATTGCTCTCCCTTCGGCCACCCAGAACGAGGtcagcaaggaggaggccgaggctcTTGTCGCCGCCGGCTGCAAGTTCATTGCTGAGGGTTCCAACATGGGCTGCACTCTCGAGGCCATCGAGGTCTTTGAGAACGAGCGCcgtgagaagaagggcgaggcCATCTGGTATGCCCCTGGCAAGGCCGCCAACTGCGGTGGTGTCGCCGTCTCCGGTCTCGAGATGTCCCAGAACAGCCAGCGTCTCGCCTggaccaaggaggaggtcgacagcaagctcaaggagatcatGAAGTGCGCCTTCTTCCAGGGTCTCAACACGGCTAAGGAGTACGTCGAGGCCACCGAGGGCGAGTATCCCAGCTTGGTTGCCGGTTCCAACATTGCCGGCTTCGTCAAGGTCGCCCGTGCCATGAAGGAGACTGGTGACTGGTGGGACAACCAGCTCAACAAGGAGGCTGCCGATGCCGAGGTCACCTCCGACTCTGGCTTCGCCGCTTAA
- a CDS encoding hypothetical protein (EggNog:ENOG503NWT3; COG:S) gives MPSFTKTLGVVVAGLAAVASALPSIPKLNKAQLKMYQHAKRQNAAAQALGINDLDILQFALTLEWLEAAFYQQGFARFPVTDFQALGLNERQIEDLTKIGKTEEEHVVLLQSALAQAGVQPVQPCTYNFGFTDAAGMVATAAVLENVGVSAYLGAAALISDGSILTTAGSILTIEARHQTFVRAASGVVAVPQAFDTPLTPKQVFSLAAPFIESCPEGSNLILTAFPSLALGAGIDAATVTAGTVIRLESEAAAGATHCGFTTGGNPGGTVFTTFTQEAGCEVPQNLAGVTYVSLTSAGPLTGVITDEITVAGPMVMQVS, from the exons ATGCCTTCATTCACAAAGACActtggggtggttgttgcggGACTTGCGGCTGTTGCTTCGGCCCTCCCATCAATtcccaagctcaacaaggcCCAGCTGAAGATGTACCAACACGCGAAGCGTCAAAACGCTGCTGCTCAGGCTCTTGGTATCAACGATCTTGACATTCTTCAATT cgccctcaccctcgaaTGGCTCGAAGCAGCCTTCTACCAGCAAGGCTTCGCCCGCTTCCCTGTCACCGACTTCCAAGCCCTCGGCCTTAACGAGCGCCAAATCGAGGACCTGACCAAGATCGGCAAGACCGAAGAGGAGCACGTCGTGCTTCTCCAATCCGCCCTCGCCCAGGCCGGCGTCCAGCCCGTCCAGCCGTGCACATACAACTTTGGCTTCACCGACGCCGCCGGCATGgtcgccaccgccgccgtcctcGAGAACGTGGGTGTATCCGCCTACCTcggcgccgccgccctcaTCTCCGACGGCTCCattctcaccaccgccggctcCATTCTCACCATCGAGGCCCGCCACCAGACCTTTGTCCGCGCCGCCAGCGGGGTGGTTGCCGTCCCCCAGGCGTTCGACACCCCTCTCACGCCGAAGCAGGTCTTTTCGCTCGCTGCGCCTTTTATCGAGAGCTGCCCTGAGGGGTCGAACTTGATCTTGACTGCGTTCccatccttggccttgggcGCGGGGATTGACGCGGCGACTGTTACTGCTGGTACTGTCATCCGGTTGGAGAGCGAGGCTGCTGCCGGGGCTACGCACTGCGGCTTCACTACTGGTGGCAACCCCGGCGGTACCGTCTTCACTACCTTCACGCAGGAGGCCGGGTGCGAGGTGCCCCAGAACTTGGCCGGTGTCACCTATGTCAGCTTGACCAGCGCCGGTCCTTTGACGGGTGTGATTACCGATGAGATTACCGTTGCCGGGCCTATGGTTATGCAGGTGTCATAA